The proteins below are encoded in one region of Pontibacter deserti:
- a CDS encoding Na+/H+ antiporter NhaC family protein, which yields MDQIKKTGGTALVPFLVFVVLFLGAGLALDDFYALPSPVAVVCGIIAAFILLKGSINAKVDAFIKGCGDSQIITMCVIYLLAGAFAAVSEAIGGVDATVNLGLTYIPVQYLALGVFLLASFLSTATGTSVGAIVALGPIVVGLAEQSGSPLPIMLGALLGGAMFGDNLSFISDTTIAATQTQDCDMKDKFRVNLLIAGPAAFVTIGLLLFAGLQTTAAQEVLPVAKEIDFLKIAPYLLVLFLAVYGINVFVVLVLGILASGVVGIAGGDLDVLLFSKKVYEGFTSMTEIFLLSMLTGGLAEMVRQAGGIQFLLNNANKMINGYRSAQLGIGLLVSGVNSAIANNTVSIVVTGPVAKEISQRYAIKRLKTAAIIDIFACIVQGLLPYGAQILIMLNFTGGKVQFLDVLPYAWYLYLLLLFTLLAIYTPFVDRFLLKKEVNKLQARETVAN from the coding sequence ATGGATCAGATCAAAAAGACAGGTGGAACAGCTCTCGTTCCATTTTTGGTGTTTGTTGTATTATTTCTTGGCGCCGGTTTAGCGTTAGACGACTTTTATGCTTTGCCTTCGCCGGTGGCGGTAGTGTGCGGTATTATCGCTGCATTTATACTTTTAAAAGGAAGTATAAATGCTAAAGTTGATGCCTTTATAAAAGGATGCGGCGATTCACAGATCATCACAATGTGTGTAATTTATTTGTTAGCCGGTGCATTTGCAGCTGTTTCTGAAGCAATAGGTGGCGTAGATGCCACAGTAAATCTCGGGTTAACTTACATTCCGGTGCAGTACCTTGCCTTAGGTGTGTTTTTACTGGCTTCTTTTTTATCTACTGCTACCGGTACGTCGGTTGGGGCTATAGTGGCCTTAGGGCCTATAGTTGTGGGGCTGGCCGAACAAAGTGGCTCTCCGCTACCAATTATGTTAGGTGCTTTGCTGGGCGGAGCCATGTTTGGTGATAACCTTTCTTTTATCTCAGATACCACCATTGCTGCTACCCAGACCCAGGATTGCGACATGAAAGATAAATTCAGGGTGAACCTGCTGATTGCCGGGCCTGCCGCTTTTGTAACAATTGGTCTTTTACTTTTTGCAGGATTACAGACTACTGCTGCGCAGGAGGTATTGCCTGTAGCAAAGGAAATTGATTTTCTGAAAATAGCACCTTATTTACTTGTGCTGTTCCTGGCAGTATATGGCATAAATGTATTTGTGGTATTGGTGTTAGGTATACTTGCTTCAGGTGTAGTAGGTATAGCCGGCGGTGATCTGGATGTGTTGCTGTTCAGTAAGAAAGTTTATGAAGGCTTTACCAGCATGACCGAAATATTTCTGCTTTCGATGCTTACAGGTGGACTGGCAGAAATGGTAAGACAGGCTGGGGGTATTCAGTTTCTATTGAACAACGCCAACAAGATGATTAATGGCTATCGCTCTGCACAACTGGGAATAGGTCTGTTAGTGAGCGGCGTGAACAGTGCTATTGCTAACAACACAGTATCCATAGTTGTAACCGGGCCGGTTGCAAAAGAGATCAGCCAGCGGTATGCTATCAAAAGACTGAAAACAGCTGCTATCATTGATATCTTTGCCTGCATTGTGCAGGGATTGCTTCCTTACGGCGCACAAATACTGATCATGCTTAATTTTACTGGTGGTAAGGTTCAATTTCTGGATGTGCTGCCTTATGCGTGGTATCTGTACCTGTTGCTTTTATTTACTTTGCTGGCCATTTATACCCCTTTTGTAGACAGGTTCTTACTTAAAAAAGAGGTTAATAAATTACAGGCAAGGGAAACTGTTGCTAATTAG
- a CDS encoding PAS domain-containing protein, which translates to MKDLQKSLSTTGDVSKRNNIPSVELQEMIGVLLPFKKTFEAQSGLSLLLSPDLTILAITDSLLKEIYRSRREIVGGYLFDVFPDNPDAPQASATSNMKASMEKVLATGLPHKIDFQQYDIRDPENPASFIERYWSTITIPILNDDGSTAYILHETVNITEEVKAKQQLQESKEREQTAVAHAEQQRLRLKRLFDHAPAGLAIVEGPDLVFKEVNDTYQQLFPGREFLGLPLTEALPELLHHPAGDAVRKVYETGETYEGKEVLIPMVRYKDQPEDLYWNFINQAIYDPQGNISGILLFALDVTEFVEARRQVEKGSEAVQALNQELEERVKQRTKELQHAEAEADRQSKRLKDLFMHAPAAICILDGPELVYELVNPVYEQLFPGRTLLGKPILEVLPEIKDNPVYKHFREVYETGKTHEESELLIPFIRPEDGALENRYFRFIQQARCNEQEQIDGIIVFALEVTEQVAARKAVETSEQQLRLVTNALPVLIGYLDKEEKYRFANKAYEHWFPLKSEDLIGRYLRDIIGEEAYRNVKEYIEQGFAGQAVSFEARMPYRADFVKHIQTNYVPDLKDGVVQGFYTLVTDVTDQVLIREALEESEQKANIIAEKLAIANQSLKIANKELGNYNTELEQRVAERTAALLETNRLLKDQIEENKRAEDSLSKSHRQLQALTKHLQEMREEERKYIARELHDELGQSFTALKIDVALLLKKLKGGKIDQAFLSKELQSMMKTINGAITSVREIVATLRPAVLDNFGLLSEIESQAQDFQKRTSVAVDVITDLEYIPLEQETSIEVFRIIQESMTNIARHAAATFATITIDETAEGFNFTVADNGKGIKAENLSEIRTFGLLGMQERAERIGATLAIDTKPYSGTRITLEVPSTVTPQ; encoded by the coding sequence ATGAAGGATCTTCAAAAATCTCTCTCTACAACAGGTGATGTCAGCAAAAGGAACAATATACCTTCTGTTGAACTACAAGAAATGATTGGAGTATTGCTCCCCTTTAAGAAGACCTTCGAAGCACAATCAGGTCTGAGCCTTTTACTTTCCCCGGACCTGACCATACTGGCTATTACAGATTCTTTACTCAAAGAAATTTACAGATCGCGCAGGGAAATAGTAGGTGGCTATTTGTTCGATGTTTTCCCCGATAACCCTGATGCACCGCAAGCTTCTGCTACAAGCAACATGAAAGCTTCTATGGAAAAGGTGCTGGCAACGGGTTTACCACATAAAATAGATTTTCAGCAATACGACATTCGTGATCCTGAAAACCCGGCTTCGTTTATAGAGCGTTACTGGAGTACAATTACTATTCCTATTCTAAATGATGATGGAAGTACAGCCTATATTCTGCACGAAACGGTTAATATCACAGAAGAAGTAAAGGCTAAGCAACAGCTACAAGAGAGTAAGGAAAGAGAACAGACTGCAGTTGCCCATGCAGAACAGCAACGGTTACGCCTGAAACGCCTGTTCGACCATGCACCGGCTGGGCTCGCTATAGTTGAGGGGCCCGACCTTGTCTTCAAAGAAGTCAATGACACATATCAGCAGCTGTTTCCGGGGCGGGAGTTTCTGGGGCTCCCGTTAACCGAAGCGCTTCCGGAATTACTTCACCATCCTGCAGGCGATGCTGTCAGGAAAGTATACGAAACAGGTGAAACATATGAAGGGAAAGAAGTGCTTATCCCAATGGTCCGATACAAGGACCAACCGGAGGACTTATACTGGAACTTCATAAACCAGGCCATTTACGACCCACAGGGTAACATTAGTGGTATTTTACTTTTTGCACTGGATGTAACAGAATTTGTAGAGGCGCGCCGGCAGGTAGAGAAAGGCTCAGAGGCGGTACAGGCTCTGAACCAAGAGTTGGAAGAACGGGTAAAACAGCGTACAAAAGAATTGCAACATGCTGAAGCCGAAGCCGACAGGCAAAGTAAACGCCTGAAAGATTTGTTTATGCATGCGCCTGCTGCCATTTGTATTTTAGACGGACCTGAACTGGTTTACGAACTGGTAAATCCGGTTTATGAGCAGCTATTTCCCGGGCGTACTCTTTTAGGAAAACCGATTCTGGAAGTATTGCCGGAAATAAAAGACAACCCCGTTTATAAACATTTCAGGGAAGTATACGAAACAGGAAAAACACATGAAGAGTCAGAGCTTCTGATTCCGTTCATCCGCCCGGAAGATGGTGCACTCGAGAACAGGTATTTCAGGTTTATACAGCAGGCACGCTGTAATGAGCAGGAGCAGATAGACGGGATTATTGTTTTTGCACTGGAGGTAACAGAACAGGTAGCAGCACGCAAAGCTGTAGAAACAAGTGAGCAGCAATTAAGGCTGGTTACAAATGCGCTACCTGTACTTATAGGCTACCTGGATAAGGAAGAGAAATACAGGTTTGCCAACAAAGCTTATGAACACTGGTTCCCGCTGAAATCTGAAGACCTGATAGGCAGGTACCTTCGTGATATAATTGGAGAAGAGGCTTATAGAAATGTAAAAGAATATATTGAACAGGGATTTGCTGGCCAAGCCGTTAGTTTTGAGGCCCGAATGCCTTACCGGGCAGATTTTGTAAAGCATATTCAAACCAATTACGTTCCTGATCTGAAAGATGGAGTGGTGCAGGGGTTTTATACATTGGTAACTGATGTTACAGATCAGGTACTTATCAGGGAAGCACTGGAAGAAAGCGAGCAAAAAGCTAACATAATAGCTGAGAAACTAGCTATTGCAAACCAGAGTCTTAAAATAGCAAACAAAGAGTTAGGCAACTATAACACTGAACTGGAACAGCGGGTAGCAGAACGTACTGCTGCACTTCTGGAAACTAACAGGTTGCTGAAAGATCAGATAGAAGAGAACAAGCGTGCTGAAGATTCGCTGTCGAAATCGCACAGGCAGTTGCAGGCTCTTACCAAACACCTGCAGGAGATGCGCGAAGAAGAGCGTAAGTATATTGCCCGCGAACTGCACGATGAACTGGGACAATCTTTTACTGCACTTAAAATAGATGTAGCACTGCTTTTGAAAAAACTAAAAGGTGGTAAAATAGATCAGGCATTCCTGTCTAAAGAGCTGCAATCTATGATGAAAACGATTAACGGTGCGATTACTTCGGTGCGGGAGATAGTAGCAACTCTTCGGCCTGCCGTGTTGGATAACTTCGGATTATTATCGGAGATAGAGTCGCAGGCACAGGATTTTCAGAAGCGCACTTCTGTTGCTGTAGATGTTATTACTGACCTGGAATATATCCCATTAGAGCAGGAAACATCTATCGAAGTATTCCGGATCATACAGGAATCAATGACAAACATTGCACGTCATGCAGCGGCTACTTTTGCAACTATAACAATAGATGAAACAGCTGAAGGATTTAATTTTACGGTAGCAGATAACGGAAAAGGTATAAAAGCTGAGAACCTATCAGAAATAAGAACGTTTGGGCTACTCGGTATGCAGGAAAGAGCAGAACGTATCGGTGCTACACTGGCAATTGATACTAAGCCTTACTCTGGCACCCGGATTACTTTAGAGGTACCATCTACAGTAACACCACAGTAA
- a CDS encoding response regulator has protein sequence MIKLLIADDFVLIREGLKKVLKNEQGITVVAEAESGAEVLNKVKKSEANFVVLDINMPVKSGLDVLLDLKRLHPQVPVLILSMYPEKTYALRSLKAGAAGYLSKESAADELVTAIQKIWNGGKYISGSLAELLAETVVNKNTPEVAHEILSDREFQILCKIGEGESLKSIADNLSLTLSTVNTYRNRIFMKMRFTSNTDLIRYCLANELA, from the coding sequence ATGATAAAATTATTGATTGCAGACGACTTTGTGCTGATCAGGGAAGGACTTAAAAAAGTGCTTAAAAATGAGCAGGGCATTACCGTGGTGGCAGAAGCAGAAAGCGGTGCTGAAGTGCTGAACAAGGTGAAAAAAAGCGAGGCCAACTTTGTGGTGCTTGATATAAACATGCCGGTTAAAAGCGGGCTTGATGTACTGCTGGATCTGAAGCGCCTGCACCCGCAGGTACCGGTTCTGATCTTAAGCATGTACCCTGAAAAGACGTATGCGCTACGTTCTCTGAAAGCTGGTGCAGCCGGTTATCTTTCAAAAGAAAGTGCCGCCGACGAATTGGTAACTGCCATACAAAAGATATGGAATGGAGGGAAGTATATTTCGGGTTCGCTGGCAGAGCTGCTTGCCGAAACTGTAGTGAACAAAAACACGCCTGAAGTGGCTCACGAAATACTCTCTGACAGGGAGTTCCAGATACTGTGCAAGATTGGCGAAGGTGAGTCGCTTAAAAGTATAGCAGATAATTTAAGCCTTACTTTAAGTACGGTTAACACCTACCGTAACCGCATTTTTATGAAGATGAGGTTTACCTCCAATACAGATCTTATTCGTTATTGCCTTGCCAACGAACTGGCGTAA